A region from the Streptomyces lydicus genome encodes:
- a CDS encoding DUF2867 domain-containing protein produces the protein MCAIREVHSREVPAPAEAVGALLDRLGGGEDDPLFPTPAWPPVRFDRPLGIGADGGHAFVRYRVSAYEPGRRIRFDFTAGQAGWHEFRVRPLGPDSCRVEHVLESRPSPVGALRWLLGIRLVHGAVVEEVFDNIERAALGRLLPPARRSARVRLLGRLLWDRPRAVPLPATARLAHDAFPRTDFQDAWQLELRPGMPQEPEAWQGVLGRSGFPVLGRTEHEILLGKDARHLDFRASVQVADGRVTLGTVVRIHRTTGRLYFAVVRRFHPFLARAMLRRCHRRLALAAPSAGEREAARA, from the coding sequence GTGTGTGCCATCCGCGAGGTCCACAGCCGTGAGGTACCCGCCCCGGCCGAGGCGGTCGGGGCCCTCCTCGACCGCCTCGGCGGGGGCGAGGACGATCCGCTCTTCCCCACGCCCGCCTGGCCGCCGGTGCGCTTCGACCGCCCGCTGGGCATCGGTGCCGACGGCGGGCACGCCTTCGTCCGCTACCGCGTCTCCGCCTACGAGCCGGGCCGCCGCATCCGCTTCGACTTCACCGCCGGACAGGCCGGTTGGCACGAGTTCCGCGTGCGGCCGCTGGGGCCCGACAGCTGCCGGGTGGAACACGTCCTGGAGAGCAGGCCCTCGCCCGTCGGGGCCCTGAGGTGGCTGCTGGGGATCCGTCTCGTCCACGGCGCGGTCGTGGAGGAGGTCTTCGACAACATCGAGCGGGCCGCCCTCGGCCGCCTCCTGCCCCCGGCCCGCCGGTCCGCCCGCGTACGCCTGCTCGGCCGTCTGCTCTGGGACCGGCCCCGAGCCGTCCCCCTGCCCGCCACGGCCCGCCTGGCACATGACGCGTTCCCGCGAACGGACTTCCAGGACGCCTGGCAGCTGGAGCTGCGGCCCGGCATGCCGCAGGAACCGGAGGCCTGGCAGGGCGTGCTGGGCCGGTCGGGCTTCCCCGTCCTCGGGCGCACGGAGCACGAGATCCTGCTCGGCAAGGACGCCCGCCACCTGGATTTCCGGGCCTCGGTGCAGGTCGCGGACGGCCGGGTCACGCTGGGCACGGTCGTCCGCATCCACCGCACCACCGGCCGCCTCTACTTCGCCGTCGTCCGCCGCTTCCACCCGTTCCTCGCCCGCGCGATGCTGCGCCGCTGCCACCGGCGGCTGGCGCTCGCCGCACCGAGCGCGGGGGAGCGGGAGGCGGCGCGGGCGTGA
- a CDS encoding S66 peptidase family protein — protein sequence MTAAEQVRAPRLRPGDRVAVVAPSGPLAPERLDRGLDVLRGWDLDPVVAPHARDTHPTLRYLAAADEERARDLQEAWCDPAVKAVFAARGGYGAQRMVDLLDWDALRAAAPKPLVGFSDVTVLHEAFAVRAGVSTLHGPAAAGEVFLKDDATREHLRRTLFAPETVRAVVSPTARPLVPGRASGITLGGCLTMLATEVGTPRARRGAAGGLLLLEDIGEPPYRIDRALTQLLRAGWLDGVAGIVLGSWSGCGPYDRVREVLADRLGGLGVPVAEEFGFGHGDSALTLPLGVPAELDATAGTLTFERPATV from the coding sequence ATGACCGCGGCGGAGCAGGTGCGCGCACCGCGGCTGCGGCCCGGCGACCGGGTGGCGGTGGTGGCACCCAGCGGCCCCCTCGCACCGGAGCGGCTGGACCGCGGGCTGGACGTACTGCGGGGCTGGGACCTCGACCCGGTCGTCGCACCCCACGCCAGGGACACCCACCCGACCCTGCGCTATCTGGCCGCGGCCGACGAGGAGCGGGCCCGGGACCTGCAGGAGGCGTGGTGCGACCCCGCCGTCAAGGCCGTGTTCGCGGCGCGGGGCGGCTACGGCGCCCAGCGGATGGTCGATCTGCTGGACTGGGACGCCCTCCGGGCCGCGGCCCCCAAACCGCTGGTCGGCTTCAGCGATGTGACGGTGCTGCACGAGGCGTTCGCGGTGCGCGCCGGGGTGTCCACCCTGCACGGGCCGGCCGCGGCGGGGGAGGTCTTCCTCAAGGACGACGCCACCCGCGAGCATCTGCGGCGCACGCTCTTCGCACCCGAGACCGTCCGGGCCGTGGTGTCGCCGACCGCCCGGCCCCTGGTGCCCGGGCGGGCCAGCGGGATCACCCTCGGCGGCTGTCTGACCATGCTCGCCACCGAGGTGGGCACCCCGCGGGCCAGGCGCGGCGCGGCGGGCGGCCTCCTGCTGCTGGAGGACATCGGGGAGCCGCCGTACCGCATCGACCGGGCGCTCACCCAACTCCTGCGCGCCGGCTGGCTGGACGGTGTCGCCGGGATCGTGCTCGGGTCCTGGTCCGGCTGCGGTCCCTACGACCGGGTGCGGGAGGTGCTGGCGGACCGGCTGGGCGGGCTCGGGGTGCCGGTGGCCGAGGAGTTCGGCTTCGGGCACGGCGACAGTGCGCTGACCCTGCCGTTGGGCGTCCCCGCGGAGCTGGACGCGACGGCCGGCACGCTGACCTTCGAGCGGCCGGCGACCGTCTGA
- a CDS encoding TetR/AcrR family transcriptional regulator, with protein MDMAPQQAKAPRDGGARQRLSARDWADAALTAMGEGGLAAVAVEPLAARLGTTKGSFYWHFTNRNALIEAALERWEEVGTEAVITELEAEPDPGERLRRLLLRATNWSAADPRDASLLASAAHPGVAAALARVTTRRLGYIAGLFTDMGFPEEEARSRGLLAYTAYLGHTQLGHAVPQTLPDGAARDRYVNAVVDTLVRPLNGGEGSENERT; from the coding sequence ATGGACATGGCTCCACAACAGGCGAAGGCACCTCGCGACGGCGGCGCACGACAACGACTGAGCGCCCGGGACTGGGCCGACGCCGCCCTGACAGCCATGGGCGAAGGCGGACTCGCCGCGGTGGCCGTGGAGCCGCTGGCCGCCCGGCTCGGCACCACCAAGGGCAGCTTCTACTGGCACTTCACCAACCGGAACGCGCTGATCGAGGCCGCACTGGAGCGCTGGGAGGAGGTCGGCACGGAGGCCGTGATCACCGAGCTGGAGGCCGAGCCCGACCCCGGCGAGCGGCTGCGGCGGCTGCTCCTGAGGGCCACGAACTGGTCCGCCGCGGACCCGCGGGACGCCTCACTGCTGGCGAGCGCCGCACATCCCGGGGTGGCCGCCGCACTCGCCCGGGTGACCACCCGGCGCCTCGGCTATATCGCCGGGCTCTTCACGGACATGGGCTTCCCCGAGGAGGAGGCCCGAAGCCGCGGCCTGCTCGCCTACACCGCCTACCTCGGACACACCCAGCTCGGGCATGCCGTCCCGCAGACCCTGCCGGACGGTGCCGCGCGCGACCGGTACGTGAACGCGGTGGTCGACACCCTCGTACGGCCGCTGAACGGAGGTGAAGGTTCCGAAAATGAGCGAACCTGA
- a CDS encoding cytochrome P450 codes for MTEAIPYFQDRTCPYHPPAGYQPLRETGPLTHVTLYDGRKIWAVTGHTEARALLSDQRLSSDRQNPAFPMPVERFAAIRQVRTPLIGVDDPEHNTQRRMLIPSFSVKRVAALRPDIHRIVDGLLDRMLAQGPPAELVSAFALPVPSMVICSLLGVPYSDHEFFEDASSRLLRSPTAKEAEAARIELEEYFTELIAHKEKTPGDGLLDELIEERLRPGDLAHEELVRLAMILLVAGHETTANMISLGTFTLLEHPEQLAQLKAEEGLMPAAVEELLRFLSIADGMLRVATEDIEIGGQLIRADDGVLFPTSLINRDETAYPSPDELDLDRSARHHVAFGFGIHQCLGQNLARAEMDIALRSLFTRIPDLRLAVPAAEIPFKAGDTLQGMIELPLAW; via the coding sequence GTGACCGAAGCCATCCCCTACTTTCAGGACCGCACCTGTCCCTACCACCCGCCCGCCGGCTACCAGCCGCTGCGGGAGACCGGGCCACTGACGCATGTCACGCTCTACGACGGCCGCAAGATATGGGCGGTAACCGGCCACACCGAGGCACGGGCGCTGCTGAGCGACCAGCGGCTCTCCTCCGACCGGCAGAACCCCGCCTTCCCGATGCCGGTCGAGCGCTTCGCGGCGATCCGCCAGGTCAGGACCCCGCTGATCGGCGTCGACGACCCCGAGCACAACACCCAGCGCCGGATGCTGATCCCCAGCTTCAGCGTGAAGCGGGTCGCCGCGCTGCGGCCGGACATCCACCGGATCGTCGACGGACTGCTCGACCGGATGCTGGCCCAGGGCCCGCCCGCCGAGCTGGTCTCCGCGTTCGCGCTGCCGGTCCCCTCGATGGTGATCTGCTCGCTGCTCGGCGTCCCGTACTCCGACCACGAGTTCTTCGAGGACGCGTCCAGCCGTCTGCTGCGCAGCCCTACGGCCAAGGAGGCGGAGGCCGCCCGCATCGAGCTGGAGGAGTACTTCACCGAGCTGATCGCCCACAAGGAGAAGACCCCGGGCGACGGGCTGCTCGACGAGCTGATCGAGGAGCGGCTGCGGCCCGGCGACCTCGCCCACGAGGAACTGGTCCGGCTCGCCATGATCCTGCTGGTGGCCGGCCATGAGACCACCGCCAACATGATCTCGCTCGGCACCTTCACCCTGCTCGAACACCCCGAGCAGCTGGCGCAGCTGAAGGCCGAGGAAGGCCTGATGCCGGCCGCCGTCGAGGAGCTGCTGCGGTTCCTGTCCATCGCGGACGGCATGCTGCGGGTGGCCACGGAGGACATCGAGATCGGCGGGCAGCTCATCCGCGCCGACGACGGTGTCCTGTTCCCCACGTCGCTGATCAACCGGGACGAGACCGCCTATCCGTCGCCGGACGAGCTGGACCTCGACCGTTCGGCCCGCCACCACGTGGCGTTCGGCTTCGGGATCCACCAGTGTCTGGGGCAGAACCTCGCCCGCGCCGAGATGGACATCGCGCTGCGCTCGCTGTTCACCAGGATCCCGGACCTGCGCCTCGCCGTGCCGGCCGCCGAGATCCCCTTCAAGGCGGGCGACACCCTGCAAGGAATGATCGAACTGCCACTGGCCTGGTAG
- a CDS encoding ferredoxin, with protein MRITIDTDRCIGAGQCALTAPGVFTQDDDGFSALLPGREDGAGDPLVREAARACPVQAISVTDD; from the coding sequence ATGCGGATCACCATCGACACCGACCGCTGTATCGGCGCCGGCCAGTGCGCCCTGACCGCGCCGGGAGTCTTCACCCAGGACGACGACGGTTTCAGCGCCCTGCTGCCCGGCCGTGAGGACGGCGCGGGCGACCCGCTGGTGCGCGAGGCCGCCCGTGCCTGCCCCGTACAGGCCATCTCGGTCACGGACGACTGA
- a CDS encoding CoA transferase has product MGRGHEGARQRGTDPAWAALGGDPALTERITYGGPPGLLPARLPVMSLARSTVAVCALAGAELAARRNGGPVPVVRVDDGAVATAFLSERHLRVDGRACSSFAPLSRFWRTADGWVRTHANYPHHRARLLRALELPETAGGADVEAELSGRRAEEIEETVCAAGGLAVALRTPEEWRAHPQGTAVAAHPLLTLAPLGDAPARALPSLAGSPALPAAGLRVLDLTRVIAGPVATRTLALLGAEVLRIDAPQLPESQDAHSDTGFGKRSTALDLGSPAGRASFEELLSRADVVVTGYRPGALDRFGLTPEALTARRPGLVVARLSAWGDDGPWGGRRGFDSLVQVATGIAAVEADAGSASTDAKESGGGAQRSGAPGALPAQALDHGTGYLLAAAVLRALTEQSRTGGSFLATLALARTARWLTHDLADGAEPHPGPGTAGLGTAGPGTLEPHPEAPITGDHDPAHHLRETDSPLGRLRHALPPVSFDGSPATWATPPGRCGMDAPVWQ; this is encoded by the coding sequence ATGGGGCGAGGACACGAGGGTGCGCGGCAGCGGGGTACGGATCCGGCCTGGGCGGCTTTGGGCGGCGACCCGGCCCTGACGGAACGGATCACGTACGGCGGTCCCCCCGGTCTGCTGCCGGCCCGGCTGCCGGTCATGTCGCTGGCCCGGTCCACGGTCGCGGTCTGCGCGCTGGCAGGGGCCGAACTGGCAGCCCGGCGCAACGGCGGTCCGGTGCCCGTCGTACGGGTCGACGACGGCGCGGTGGCCACCGCCTTCCTCAGCGAACGCCATCTGCGGGTCGACGGCCGCGCCTGCTCGTCCTTCGCGCCGCTCTCCCGCTTCTGGCGCACCGCGGACGGCTGGGTACGCACCCACGCCAACTACCCGCACCACCGCGCCCGGTTGCTCCGCGCGCTGGAGCTCCCCGAGACCGCCGGGGGAGCGGACGTCGAGGCCGAACTGTCCGGCCGCCGGGCCGAGGAGATCGAGGAGACGGTCTGTGCCGCGGGCGGGCTGGCGGTGGCCCTCCGCACTCCCGAGGAATGGCGCGCCCACCCGCAGGGCACCGCCGTGGCCGCTCACCCGCTGCTGACCCTCGCCCCCCTCGGCGACGCACCGGCCCGTGCGCTGCCCTCGCTCGCCGGCTCCCCGGCGCTCCCGGCCGCCGGGCTGCGGGTGCTCGATCTGACCCGGGTGATCGCCGGGCCGGTCGCCACCCGCACGCTGGCCCTGCTCGGCGCGGAGGTCCTGCGGATCGACGCCCCGCAACTGCCGGAGAGTCAGGACGCCCACAGCGACACCGGCTTCGGCAAACGGTCCACCGCACTCGACCTCGGTTCACCCGCCGGCCGCGCCTCCTTCGAGGAACTGCTCTCCCGCGCGGACGTGGTGGTGACCGGCTACCGCCCCGGCGCACTCGACCGCTTCGGCCTCACCCCCGAGGCGCTGACCGCGCGCCGCCCGGGGCTGGTGGTGGCCCGGCTCTCCGCCTGGGGCGACGACGGGCCGTGGGGCGGCCGGCGCGGCTTCGACAGCCTGGTGCAGGTGGCCACCGGGATCGCCGCCGTCGAGGCGGACGCGGGCTCGGCGTCCACGGACGCGAAAGAGAGCGGAGGCGGAGCGCAGCGCAGTGGCGCCCCCGGCGCACTCCCCGCCCAGGCGCTCGACCACGGAACCGGCTACCTGCTGGCCGCGGCCGTGCTCCGCGCACTGACCGAACAGTCCCGCACCGGCGGCTCGTTCCTCGCCACCCTCGCCCTGGCCCGCACCGCGCGGTGGCTGACGCACGACCTGGCGGACGGCGCCGAGCCGCACCCCGGACCCGGGACCGCCGGGCTCGGGACCGCCGGACCCGGGACCCTCGAACCACATCCAGAGGCGCCCATCACCGGCGACCACGACCCCGCGCACCACCTCCGCGAAACCGACAGCCCCCTCGGCCGGCTCCGCCACGCCCTCCCACCCGTCTCCTTCGACGGCTCCCCGGCCACCTGGGCGACCCCGCCCGGCCGTTGCGGCATGGATGCGCCGGTGTGGCAGTAG
- a CDS encoding TetR/AcrR family transcriptional regulator, with translation MGRPRTNDEAVKERLVECATEMLATRPRESVTVRAVAAAAETSTTAVYSLFGGKDRLVGAVRDRAVAGLFQELSALQTSADPLTDLYALAVAYRRWGRGHSHLYTVLFGGVQSFDPSGEAGASDPIRPLLAAIDRALAASILVGEATSIALSVWATLHGLVTLELAGALDAATAEAVFRPTIHATLRGWATPAVFRSLRQAELAP, from the coding sequence GTGGGTAGGCCGAGAACAAATGACGAGGCCGTCAAAGAGCGGCTTGTGGAGTGCGCGACCGAGATGCTCGCCACCCGTCCGCGGGAGTCGGTCACGGTCCGCGCCGTGGCCGCTGCCGCCGAGACGTCGACGACGGCGGTGTACTCCTTGTTCGGCGGTAAGGACCGGCTGGTCGGTGCGGTGCGCGACAGAGCCGTCGCCGGCCTGTTCCAGGAACTGTCGGCGCTGCAGACCTCCGCGGACCCTCTCACCGACCTCTACGCGCTGGCCGTCGCGTACCGTCGTTGGGGGCGCGGACACAGTCATCTGTACACCGTGCTGTTCGGTGGTGTGCAGTCCTTCGATCCGTCGGGGGAGGCCGGTGCCAGTGACCCGATCCGCCCGCTCCTCGCGGCGATCGATCGCGCGTTGGCGGCGTCCATCCTGGTCGGCGAAGCAACGTCGATCGCCCTGTCGGTCTGGGCCACCCTGCACGGGCTCGTGACTCTCGAACTGGCCGGGGCCCTCGATGCCGCCACCGCCGAGGCCGTATTCCGGCCGACGATTCACGCCACGTTGCGCGGATGGGCGACCCCGGCGGTGTTCCGCAGCCTTCGCCAGGCCGAACTCGCTCCTTGA